The following are encoded together in the Bacillus sp. V2I10 genome:
- a CDS encoding TrkA family potassium uptake protein, whose translation MKKDFAVIGLGRFGGSICRELSEEGMEVMAIDMDEDKVNEYANIASHAVVGDSTDEAVLKSLGIRNFDHVIVAIGDNIQSSILTTLMLKELGVKFITVKAQNDYHEKILRKIGADQIVHPERDMGRRIAHNLISNNVLDYLELSDEHSIVEIVVNNKLSGNTLIDLDIRAKYGINIVAIKRGKEIFVTPQADEVIQKDDILIVIGADTDIDRFEKRVLEA comes from the coding sequence ATGAAAAAGGATTTTGCAGTTATTGGACTTGGGCGTTTTGGAGGCAGTATTTGCCGTGAGCTGAGCGAAGAGGGCATGGAAGTAATGGCCATCGATATGGATGAAGATAAAGTGAATGAGTATGCCAATATTGCTTCCCATGCTGTTGTCGGAGATTCAACTGACGAAGCTGTTTTAAAAAGCCTGGGCATCCGCAACTTCGATCACGTCATCGTGGCAATTGGCGATAATATTCAGTCAAGTATTTTAACAACACTGATGCTGAAAGAGCTAGGCGTTAAATTTATTACTGTAAAAGCGCAAAACGATTATCATGAGAAAATTTTAAGGAAAATTGGAGCTGATCAAATCGTTCATCCAGAGAGAGATATGGGCAGAAGAATTGCTCATAATCTGATCTCCAATAACGTTCTTGATTACCTTGAACTTTCCGACGAACACAGTATTGTAGAGATTGTCGTAAATAATAAACTGTCAGGAAATACATTAATCGATCTTGATATTCGCGCTAAATACGGAATTAACATAGTTGCCATAAAAAGAGGCAAAGAAATATTTGTTACTCCACAGGCAGATGAAGTGATTCAAAAAGATGATATTTTAATTGTTATTGGTGCAGATACAGATATCGACAGATTTGAAAAAAGGGTTTTAGAAGCTTAA
- a CDS encoding cytochrome d ubiquinol oxidase subunit II gives MDIPIVGMTVLWVFLYGYLIVASIDFGAGFFAFYAQLTKRDDIVNNLISRYLSPVWEVTNVFFVFFFVGIVGFFPQTAYYYGTALLVPGSIALVLIAIRGSFYAFGNYGAKDSLFYTFLYGATGLLIPASLSTALSISEGGFLEERNGTVVFLANELFTSFYSWSVVFLAIVSVLFISASFLTYYADRASDSKALSLLRKFALFWAPPTILASFLVFLSLQQHNPRHFNQALDLWWMFGSSLLFFMISVWLIYKRKNLGTAFIMVMLQFFFAFFGYGASHLPYILDPFVTIYSGYTNETMGITLVIVFIAGLLLLIPSLILLLRLFLFDAEYVKGRK, from the coding sequence ATGGATATTCCAATCGTTGGCATGACGGTTCTGTGGGTTTTTCTTTACGGCTATTTAATTGTTGCTTCAATAGACTTTGGAGCTGGTTTCTTTGCTTTTTACGCCCAGCTGACAAAGCGGGATGATATCGTAAATAACTTAATCAGCCGCTATTTGTCGCCGGTGTGGGAAGTGACAAATGTCTTCTTCGTCTTCTTTTTTGTGGGGATCGTCGGTTTTTTTCCGCAAACAGCGTATTATTATGGCACAGCACTGCTGGTTCCAGGCAGCATAGCGCTGGTTTTAATCGCGATCCGCGGTTCCTTTTACGCATTTGGGAATTACGGGGCTAAGGACAGTCTTTTTTATACGTTTTTATATGGAGCCACAGGACTTTTAATTCCTGCATCCCTGTCTACGGCTCTTTCAATATCAGAAGGGGGCTTTTTGGAAGAACGAAATGGCACTGTCGTATTTCTTGCTAATGAGTTATTTACAAGCTTCTATTCGTGGAGTGTGGTATTCCTTGCCATTGTATCCGTTTTGTTTATCAGTGCTTCTTTTTTAACCTACTATGCAGATCGTGCGTCAGACAGCAAAGCTTTATCGCTGCTTAGAAAGTTTGCGCTTTTTTGGGCGCCGCCTACAATCCTTGCAAGCTTTCTTGTCTTTCTTTCCCTGCAGCAGCATAATCCCAGGCATTTTAATCAAGCGCTGGATCTTTGGTGGATGTTCGGATCCTCACTCTTGTTTTTTATGATATCCGTTTGGTTAATCTATAAAAGAAAGAATCTTGGAACGGCCTTTATTATGGTGATGCTGCAATTTTTCTTTGCCTTCTTTGGCTACGGGGCATCACATTTGCCTTACATTCTTGATCCGTTTGTTACTATTTATTCGGGATATACCAATGAAACGATGGGGATCACACTTGTCATTGTTTTTATAGCAGGGCTGCTGCTTTTGATTCCCTCATTGATATTGCTTTTGCGCCTGTTTTTATTTGATGCAGAATATGTAAAGGGCAGAAAGTAA
- a CDS encoding cytochrome ubiquinol oxidase subunit I yields the protein MAELDSVILSRMLTTLTLAFHIIFATIGVGVPVLISIAEWMGIRKNDPHYILLARRWTRGFVVTVAVGVVTGTCIGLQLSLLWPSFMEIAGQVIALPLFMETFAFFFEAIFLGIYLYTWDRFKKPIYHWLISIPIIIGSSMSAVFITTVNAFMNTPQGFTLNGRTITGIDPIAAMFNPAAPSKVFHVLMSSYMTSAFVLAAITAFMILKGRRTDYHRKALQVTMVSALVFSLGTALAGDLSAKFLAEHQPEKLAAGEWHFETEAGADLILYGTLNEKGEIINEIRVPKMLSFLSFSDFNAEVTGLNEIEEDLRPPLWIHYMFDVMVTIGMFGLGLSMLFILFGKIKRLNGFQSLLLWPIVAAGPLSMIAIEAGWIFAEVGRQPWILRGFMKVAEGATTSDHVGLMFVLFFGLYTLLGTLCIIVLKRMFKENPAEAELEYRFK from the coding sequence TTGGCTGAACTTGATAGCGTCATACTTAGCCGGATGCTTACGACATTGACACTAGCCTTCCACATTATTTTTGCAACAATTGGAGTCGGAGTTCCTGTTTTAATATCTATTGCAGAATGGATGGGAATCAGGAAAAACGATCCGCACTATATCCTGCTGGCAAGACGCTGGACGAGGGGCTTTGTTGTTACAGTGGCAGTAGGCGTCGTTACTGGAACATGTATTGGATTGCAGTTATCTTTATTATGGCCGAGTTTCATGGAAATTGCCGGTCAGGTTATTGCCTTGCCGCTTTTTATGGAAACATTCGCTTTTTTCTTTGAGGCCATCTTTTTGGGCATCTATCTTTACACATGGGACAGGTTTAAAAAACCAATTTACCACTGGCTTATTTCCATTCCGATTATTATAGGATCGTCGATGTCTGCCGTGTTTATCACCACAGTTAATGCTTTCATGAATACTCCTCAGGGCTTTACGCTGAATGGCAGAACGATTACAGGCATCGATCCGATTGCTGCAATGTTTAATCCTGCAGCACCTTCAAAAGTCTTTCATGTGCTGATGTCTTCCTATATGACTTCAGCCTTTGTGCTCGCTGCTATAACTGCTTTTATGATCCTTAAAGGAAGAAGAACAGACTATCACCGTAAAGCCTTGCAGGTGACAATGGTCTCGGCTCTTGTCTTTTCGCTTGGTACGGCCCTCGCTGGTGATCTCTCTGCAAAATTTTTGGCCGAGCATCAGCCTGAAAAGCTTGCAGCAGGGGAGTGGCATTTTGAAACAGAAGCCGGAGCTGATTTAATTTTATACGGAACACTGAATGAAAAGGGTGAAATCATCAATGAGATCAGGGTTCCAAAAATGCTCAGTTTCTTATCATTCAGTGATTTTAATGCAGAAGTAACAGGGTTAAATGAAATAGAAGAAGACTTAAGACCCCCTCTCTGGATTCACTATATGTTTGACGTAATGGTCACGATTGGGATGTTCGGTCTGGGATTGTCTATGCTGTTTATTCTATTTGGAAAAATAAAAAGGCTGAATGGTTTCCAATCGCTGCTTTTATGGCCGATTGTAGCTGCCGGACCTCTTTCCATGATTGCAATCGAAGCAGGCTGGATTTTTGCCGAGGTTGGACGTCAGCCATGGATTCTCAGAGGTTTTATGAAGGTTGCTGAAGGAGCAACGACATCTGATCATGTAGGGTTAATGTTTGTTCTGTTTTTTGGGCTGTACACCTTGCTTGGAACACTGTGCATCATTGTGTTAAAACGCATGTTTAAAGAAAATCCGGCAGAAGCTGAGCTTGAGTACCGTTTTAAATAG
- a CDS encoding gamma-glutamylcyclotransferase, with product MNCHLFVYGTLRYMEKNHHFLKNGTCIAEQARTNGSLYDSNDGYPAMTVEQETVYGELYEIDEELLPEVHELEGHNGPEADDNLFEFVPIRVYTDTMEYDAFCYVIKPEQADTMKKIKSGDWKEYQFILNPPAETFYFAYGSCMDTERFQKAAVDHHFADVVGGGKAEKYSVKFTVTMEDGGRADIVEDGGGAEGILYRVPEEAVDYLYMREGVDSKLYRPAFIRVETGGVVYEQCLTFTVIQKKEEFRPPGHYSTEILRGAKGRLGEEYVEKIRAYMAALPEYKS from the coding sequence ATGAACTGTCATTTATTTGTTTATGGAACACTGCGCTATATGGAGAAAAATCATCATTTTTTAAAGAATGGAACGTGTATTGCCGAACAGGCGCGGACAAATGGATCGCTGTATGATTCGAATGACGGCTATCCTGCGATGACTGTGGAACAGGAAACCGTTTACGGAGAACTCTATGAAATTGATGAGGAACTGCTTCCTGAAGTTCATGAACTAGAAGGGCACAATGGACCTGAAGCAGATGACAACCTGTTTGAATTTGTGCCAATTCGTGTCTATACAGATACAATGGAATATGATGCTTTTTGTTATGTAATAAAGCCGGAACAGGCTGATACAATGAAAAAAATAAAGAGCGGCGACTGGAAAGAATATCAGTTTATCTTGAATCCGCCAGCTGAAACGTTTTATTTTGCTTATGGCTCGTGCATGGATACTGAACGATTTCAAAAAGCGGCTGTTGATCATCATTTTGCTGATGTAGTCGGCGGCGGAAAAGCAGAAAAGTATTCTGTTAAATTCACAGTTACGATGGAAGATGGGGGCCGCGCTGACATCGTTGAAGATGGCGGAGGGGCTGAGGGCATTTTATACCGTGTACCTGAGGAAGCAGTGGACTATCTTTACATGCGTGAAGGTGTTGACTCTAAATTGTACCGTCCAGCCTTCATCAGGGTGGAAACGGGAGGAGTGGTCTATGAGCAGTGCCTTACCTTTACAGTGATTCAGAAAAAAGAGGAGTTCCGCCCGCCTGGACATTACTCAACAGAAATATTAAGAGGTGCAAAAGGCAGACTTGGAGAGGAGTATGTTGAAAAAATCCGGGCATATATGGCGGCTCTTCCTGAATATAAATCATGA
- a CDS encoding ATP-binding protein: protein MNKYTGRIMITLIAVCILILWNILDYYLGSQSVPLVLRSLFCILILAVVWKLGTYFDRSKLLIHQLSESQRRYKNLLVETKMVLENIQEVVFQTDGEGNFIYLNPAWTDVTGYERTESLYSSFYHYITFEDKKRVKSKLVEYTAAKRVEGKLETSYRKKSGGEFYAYVHFKMYYDNEGYLIGTVGTIHDITDRKLEEREWREMNEHLALKSQKLSIAGQLAAGIAHEVRNPLTSISGFLQLIKNEFPDKDSYFDIIFGEIKRIELVLSEMLVLAKPQAIHFREKNMISILDQVAVLIESNAILHNIQIEKSLPSTEIIVECDENQLKQVFINLIKNAIEALPDGGNIHMSCRLKGEYVIIAIEDDGMGIPKEKISKLGEPFFSTKEKGTGLGLTVCLRIIKDHYGHINVNSSLNKGTTFEVVLPVVNRHTILEPV, encoded by the coding sequence ATGAACAAATATACGGGCAGAATTATGATTACTTTAATAGCAGTATGTATTCTGATTTTATGGAATATCTTAGACTATTATTTGGGGAGTCAGTCCGTCCCATTGGTGCTCCGCAGTTTATTCTGCATATTAATCTTGGCTGTTGTCTGGAAATTAGGCACTTATTTTGACCGGTCCAAGCTGTTGATTCATCAGCTGAGCGAAAGTCAGCGCCGCTATAAAAACCTGCTTGTTGAGACGAAGATGGTCCTTGAAAATATTCAGGAAGTCGTGTTTCAAACAGATGGTGAAGGGAATTTTATTTACTTAAATCCTGCATGGACGGACGTAACAGGGTATGAAAGAACAGAAAGTCTTTATTCAAGTTTTTATCATTACATTACATTTGAAGATAAAAAGCGGGTGAAAAGCAAGCTTGTTGAATATACGGCTGCGAAACGAGTCGAGGGAAAACTGGAAACATCCTATCGCAAGAAAAGCGGCGGAGAATTTTATGCTTATGTTCATTTCAAAATGTATTATGATAATGAAGGCTATTTGATCGGAACAGTCGGGACAATTCATGATATTACTGACAGAAAACTGGAAGAGCGGGAATGGAGAGAGATGAATGAGCACCTTGCCCTGAAATCCCAAAAACTGTCCATTGCCGGGCAGCTTGCAGCGGGCATTGCACATGAGGTAAGAAATCCGCTTACATCCATCAGCGGTTTTCTTCAGCTGATCAAAAACGAATTTCCTGACAAAGATTCATATTTTGATATTATCTTTGGAGAAATAAAGAGAATTGAGCTGGTTCTTAGTGAAATGCTTGTCTTGGCCAAACCGCAGGCGATTCATTTCAGGGAAAAGAATATGATTTCCATTTTGGACCAAGTGGCTGTACTGATTGAATCCAATGCCATTTTACATAATATCCAGATTGAAAAAAGTTTGCCCTCAACAGAAATTATAGTTGAATGTGATGAAAATCAATTAAAACAGGTATTTATCAATCTTATTAAAAACGCGATTGAAGCACTGCCTGATGGAGGAAATATCCACATGAGCTGCAGACTGAAAGGCGAATACGTGATCATAGCAATTGAAGATGATGGCATGGGGATACCAAAAGAAAAAATCTCAAAACTTGGCGAACCCTTCTTTTCTACAAAAGAAAAAGGGACTGGTCTTGGTCTGACCGTTTGCTTAAGGATCATAAAAGATCACTATGGCCATATCAATGTAAACAGCAGCTTAAATAAGGGGACTACCTTTGAGGTTGTACTGCCAGTTGTGAATCGCCATACGATATTAGAACCAGTTTAA
- a CDS encoding DUF6884 domain-containing protein gives MKQLCVIPCGNKKIWDKEPHLGQVEAQNAYTGTFHLLCRQYAEMFFDDWVILSAKHGFLFPQDLVPGNYNVSFSMKTEEVIKLEELNMQADEKNLHQFNKFVVLGGKKFRPIIETAVEGEYIYPLQGCTGIGYMQQMLKKAVLTNHSLHD, from the coding sequence TTGAAGCAGTTATGTGTTATACCATGCGGAAATAAAAAAATTTGGGATAAGGAGCCTCATCTTGGACAAGTTGAAGCCCAAAATGCCTATACGGGAACCTTTCATTTGCTCTGCCGGCAGTATGCCGAAATGTTCTTCGATGATTGGGTCATTCTTTCTGCAAAACATGGCTTCTTATTCCCTCAGGATCTTGTTCCGGGCAATTACAATGTCTCGTTTAGCATGAAAACAGAAGAAGTGATAAAACTTGAAGAGCTGAACATGCAGGCTGATGAAAAGAACCTGCATCAATTTAATAAGTTTGTTGTGCTTGGAGGAAAGAAATTCAGACCCATTATAGAAACGGCGGTTGAAGGGGAATACATTTATCCTCTGCAGGGCTGTACAGGAATCGGATATATGCAGCAAATGCTAAAAAAGGCGGTTCTTACAAATCATAGTCTCCATGATTGA
- a CDS encoding acyl-CoA thioesterase translates to MGASGNKKKSIEKGSASKVEVKFCRHSFVVKTSIVLPSDTNNYGTLFGGKLMAYIDDVAAISAIRHARAHVVTASTDSVDFLHPIYEGNSVCLEAFVTYTGRTSMEVFVKVIAEDLLNGNRNVCALSFLTMVAVDEHSKPTPVPKVIPESETEKMLNDSALKRAAIRKKRKEDTESMAAAFGTDYPWL, encoded by the coding sequence ATGGGAGCTTCAGGGAATAAGAAAAAGAGTATTGAAAAAGGAAGTGCATCTAAAGTGGAAGTGAAATTCTGTAGACATTCTTTTGTAGTAAAAACAAGTATCGTGCTCCCCTCTGATACAAACAATTATGGAACATTGTTCGGGGGGAAGCTTATGGCTTATATCGATGACGTAGCAGCCATTTCTGCAATCAGACATGCCCGGGCGCATGTTGTCACTGCTTCGACTGATTCTGTTGATTTTCTGCATCCAATATATGAAGGAAACTCTGTTTGTCTTGAAGCGTTTGTGACATATACGGGAAGAACATCAATGGAGGTTTTTGTAAAGGTCATTGCAGAAGACCTCCTGAACGGAAATCGAAATGTTTGTGCTCTTTCCTTTCTTACAATGGTCGCCGTTGATGAACACAGTAAACCTACTCCCGTACCAAAGGTTATTCCTGAGTCAGAAACAGAAAAGATGCTGAACGACTCTGCACTTAAGCGTGCAGCAATCCGGAAAAAACGAAAAGAAGACACCGAATCAATGGCAGCCGCATTCGGAACCGATTATCCCTGGCTGTAA
- the mreBH gene encoding rod-share determining protein MreBH: protein MFSTSEIGIDLGTANILVYSKDKGIAINEPSVVAIDTVTKNVLAVGTEAKSMIGKTPGKIVAVRPLKDGVIADYDVTTEMLKQIMKKASKKLGFSIRKPTVVVCTPSGATSVERRAIHDAVKNAGAKIVHLIEEPVAAAIGADLPVDEPIANVIVDIGGGTTEVAIISFGGVVSCHSIRIGGDQLDEDIIGYVRKNYNLLIGERTAENIKMEIGYALVKHDELLMEVRGRDLVTGLPKTITLSSTEMQNSMRESLLHILEAIRATLEDCPPELSGDIVDRGVILTGGGALMKGMQEWLSEEIVVPVHLAPSPLESVAIGTGRSLQVIHKLQKVSK, encoded by the coding sequence ATGTTTTCTACTTCTGAAATTGGTATTGACTTAGGTACAGCAAATATTCTTGTATACAGCAAGGATAAAGGAATCGCAATAAATGAACCGTCCGTTGTGGCGATTGATACAGTAACAAAAAATGTTTTGGCTGTAGGGACGGAAGCAAAAAGCATGATTGGCAAAACGCCTGGTAAAATTGTGGCGGTCCGACCGCTAAAAGATGGCGTAATTGCTGATTATGATGTAACAACTGAAATGCTTAAGCAAATTATGAAAAAAGCTTCAAAAAAATTAGGGTTTTCTATTAGAAAGCCTACTGTTGTTGTATGTACTCCCTCAGGTGCAACAAGTGTTGAACGCCGTGCCATTCACGATGCGGTAAAAAATGCAGGAGCTAAAATCGTTCATTTAATTGAGGAGCCGGTTGCAGCAGCTATTGGCGCAGATCTTCCTGTAGATGAACCGATCGCTAATGTGATTGTTGATATCGGCGGCGGTACCACAGAGGTTGCCATTATTTCTTTTGGCGGGGTTGTATCATGTCACTCCATCAGAATCGGCGGTGATCAGCTTGATGAGGATATTATTGGATATGTCCGTAAAAACTATAACCTGTTAATCGGCGAGCGCACTGCTGAAAACATTAAGATGGAAATCGGCTATGCACTTGTCAAGCATGACGAGCTGTTAATGGAAGTCAGAGGACGTGACTTGGTTACAGGTCTTCCAAAGACGATAACTCTATCTTCAACAGAAATGCAGAATTCAATGAGAGAATCATTGCTCCATATACTGGAAGCGATTCGTGCTACCCTTGAAGACTGTCCTCCTGAGCTTAGCGGTGATATTGTAGACCGCGGAGTTATTCTGACAGGCGGCGGTGCATTAATGAAAGGCATGCAGGAATGGCTCAGTGAAGAAATTGTAGTCCCTGTACACCTTGCTCCAAGCCCGCTTGAATCAGTTGCAATCGGAACAGGAAGATCTCTTCAGGTCATTCACAAGCTTCAAAAAGTTTCAAAATAA
- a CDS encoding VanW family protein has product MAEKEKLIMANNAVSAKAVSSKAMEMNREFALIDSRDGSTVTTFIPAADKNKEQHEKDMKALVRQMADKFDQPMTPSKVKDGKLFPGQSRVVLDEKALLNQLLNLSAFNQEIPLPITETAPNITQEALNGAKQSVIGSYKTTFNPSVAGRSTNIAISSNAINEIVLGPGDRFYFNLIVGERTPARGYQKALEIVNKEFVEGIGGGICQTSSTLYNAVAKAGLEIIELHHHSKAVGYVPINQDATVSWGGYDFKFMNNKDYPVIIKSITDQKSGTLEVQIIAASKI; this is encoded by the coding sequence TTGGCGGAAAAAGAAAAACTTATCATGGCGAATAATGCTGTGAGTGCAAAAGCTGTTTCTTCAAAGGCGATGGAGATGAACCGGGAGTTTGCTCTGATTGACAGCAGAGACGGCAGCACAGTGACCACATTTATACCAGCTGCAGATAAAAATAAAGAGCAGCATGAAAAGGATATGAAGGCACTGGTTCGGCAGATGGCAGATAAATTTGATCAGCCGATGACCCCTTCAAAAGTTAAAGACGGCAAGCTTTTCCCGGGTCAAAGCCGGGTTGTCCTGGATGAGAAGGCTCTATTAAATCAATTGCTGAATCTATCGGCATTTAATCAGGAAATCCCGCTCCCTATCACGGAAACAGCTCCAAATATTACGCAGGAAGCCTTAAATGGCGCTAAACAAAGCGTGATCGGAAGCTACAAAACAACTTTCAATCCTTCTGTAGCAGGCAGAAGCACCAACATTGCCATTTCTTCGAATGCGATTAATGAAATCGTACTTGGACCTGGAGACAGATTTTATTTTAATTTAATCGTCGGTGAGAGAACACCTGCACGCGGATATCAAAAAGCGCTTGAGATTGTAAATAAAGAGTTTGTCGAAGGAATCGGCGGAGGCATCTGCCAGACATCAAGCACTTTGTACAACGCTGTTGCCAAGGCAGGTCTTGAAATAATCGAACTTCATCACCATTCTAAAGCAGTCGGCTATGTCCCTATTAATCAGGATGCAACTGTTTCCTGGGGAGGCTACGATTTTAAATTTATGAATAATAAAGACTATCCTGTTATTATTAAATCCATAACCGATCAAAAAAGCGGCACTCTAGAGGTTCAAATTATAGCAGCTTCTAAAATCTAA
- the abc-f gene encoding ribosomal protection-like ABC-F family protein, which produces MGKNERFLKQRNANTILNVKDVKKQYGDQVILENIQFELKQGDCAGLVGYNGAGKTTLANLIFGKLLPDEGSIYRKKDMKIGYLMQSVDYTVHDFKGVLEDHSFETIFETTKKLGLEKVQNWKDDRLYHLSGGEKLKLALAHVWAANPDLLILDEPTNHLDYQGIEWLVDQMRTFSGAVLIISHNRYFLDRTVSHIFELENKKIKEFKGNYTAYRDEKKRLLEEQKHQYEVQQRYKAKIEGQMENLKNWSDKAHRESTKQGSPSERKQMGFKEYHRVKAKKLDIQVRSKMKRLTAELEKNKIEKPQDEAKVLFQFDSSGKRGRRVLEAKDLEKTFGQLPLIKKSHFYIKHGERIGMIGKNGAGKSTLIRMIQGMEDVTGGELWKSETMKIAYLSQDVNDLKEDETVLEALDLYEREQILRARTIFANMGLPEEKLQQTIGSLSLGERTRVKLVSMILKEYDVLILDEPTNHLDLPSREQLEETLDEFEGTIIIVSHDQYFINKLCDKLLVFEDGTVRRVEMKLNDYFSKSSSESNETDIEKELLKIDHQLTAVLSRLSVISRDDPSFELLDAEYSRLLKAKKKLTG; this is translated from the coding sequence ATGGGTAAAAATGAAAGATTCTTAAAACAGCGAAATGCAAATACAATTCTTAATGTAAAGGATGTAAAAAAACAATATGGTGATCAAGTTATACTTGAAAACATACAGTTTGAATTGAAACAAGGAGATTGTGCCGGATTAGTCGGATACAACGGTGCAGGCAAGACGACCCTAGCCAATCTGATTTTTGGGAAGCTTCTTCCTGATGAAGGCAGCATCTACAGAAAAAAAGACATGAAAATCGGATATCTGATGCAATCAGTTGATTACACCGTACATGATTTTAAAGGTGTTTTAGAAGATCACAGCTTCGAAACGATCTTTGAAACGACAAAAAAATTAGGACTTGAAAAAGTGCAGAATTGGAAAGATGACCGGCTTTATCATTTAAGCGGCGGTGAGAAGCTGAAGCTCGCACTCGCTCATGTATGGGCCGCAAACCCCGATCTGCTGATTCTGGATGAACCGACCAATCATTTGGACTATCAGGGAATAGAATGGCTTGTGGATCAGATGAGGACGTTTAGTGGAGCTGTGCTGATTATCTCGCATAACCGGTATTTTCTCGACAGAACCGTATCTCATATTTTTGAACTGGAAAATAAGAAGATAAAGGAGTTCAAAGGGAATTACACGGCTTACAGGGACGAGAAGAAAAGACTTTTAGAAGAACAAAAGCATCAGTATGAAGTGCAGCAGCGGTATAAAGCAAAAATTGAAGGGCAAATGGAAAATTTAAAGAATTGGTCAGATAAAGCTCACCGTGAATCAACCAAGCAAGGAAGTCCTTCTGAACGGAAACAAATGGGCTTTAAAGAATATCACAGAGTAAAGGCGAAAAAATTGGACATTCAGGTCCGTTCTAAGATGAAGCGGTTAACGGCTGAGCTTGAAAAAAATAAAATAGAAAAGCCGCAAGATGAAGCGAAAGTCTTGTTTCAGTTTGATTCAAGCGGCAAGAGAGGCAGACGTGTACTTGAAGCAAAGGATCTTGAAAAAACGTTTGGGCAGCTGCCCTTGATTAAGAAAAGCCATTTTTATATTAAACATGGCGAGAGAATTGGCATGATCGGAAAAAATGGAGCCGGTAAATCGACGCTCATCCGGATGATTCAAGGCATGGAAGACGTGACCGGAGGCGAGTTATGGAAAAGCGAAACGATGAAGATCGCTTATTTAAGTCAGGATGTGAATGATTTAAAAGAAGATGAAACGGTTCTTGAGGCTCTTGATCTTTATGAGAGGGAACAAATTCTAAGAGCGCGGACCATTTTCGCAAATATGGGGCTACCTGAAGAAAAACTTCAGCAGACAATCGGTTCACTGAGCCTAGGTGAACGCACAAGGGTGAAGCTCGTGTCTATGATCCTCAAAGAATATGACGTTCTCATACTCGATGAGCCGACAAACCATCTGGACCTCCCGAGCCGCGAACAGCTAGAGGAAACCCTTGATGAGTTTGAAGGGACCATCATTATTGTCTCTCACGATCAGTATTTTATAAATAAATTATGTGATAAGCTGCTCGTATTTGAAGATGGGACCGTAAGAAGAGTAGAAATGAAGCTTAATGACTATTTTTCAAAGAGCAGTAGTGAATCGAATGAAACAGATATTGAGAAAGAGCTGCTTAAAATAGATCATCAGCTGACAGCTGTTTTAAGCAGGCTGAGTGTAATCAGCAGAGATGACCCTTCTTTTGAATTGCTTGATGCAGAGTACAGCAGACTTCTTAAAGCTAAGAAAAAGTTAACAGGCTGA